One window of ANME-2 cluster archaeon genomic DNA carries:
- a CDS encoding ISNCY family transposase, translating into MNSLEKAEVNFNELKKQNNSVDGAIQKRLRMINKHWINLTVFYYLEGAPATNNAIENYYSTSLKTHRKKQFRTDGGILNQIKLASMNRAKMFEGPKQTI; encoded by the coding sequence ATGAATAGTCTTGAAAAAGCAGAAGTTAATTTCAATGAGCTGAAGAAGCAGAACAATTCTGTTGATGGTGCAATTCAAAAACGATTGAGAATGATTAACAAGCACTGGATAAATCTTACCGTATTTTATTATCTTGAGGGTGCTCCGGCTACAAATAACGCTATAGAGAATTATTATTCAACGAGCCTTAAAACACATCGGAAAAAACAATTCAGGACCGATGGAGGGATTCTCAACCAAATTAAGCTGGCTTCAATGAATAGAGCAAAGATGTTCGAAGGGCCAAAACAAACAATT
- a CDS encoding DUF2080 family transposase-associated protein, translating into MKKVSLTPATELKVNNIQGFYIRKVKPFGTSAKVDCPKEHLGKTVYLVILNNDE; encoded by the coding sequence ATGAAAAAAGTTTCTCTAACACCTGCAACAGAACTAAAAGTTAACAACATCCAAGGTTTCTACATCAGAAAAGTCAAACCATTTGGAACAAGCGCAAAAGTCGATTGCCCGAAAGAACACTTAGGAAAAACCGTTTATCTAGTAATCCTGAACAATGACGAGTGA